A stretch of DNA from Acanthochromis polyacanthus isolate Apoly-LR-REF ecotype Palm Island chromosome 21, KAUST_Apoly_ChrSc, whole genome shotgun sequence:
tatgttgaaaacAAGCTGATGAATCTGACCAGACATGTGATACCAGCCTGAAAGTTTTCAATACTGGAAAAATTTAACACCAATTCATACCGCTTTATAACAGAGGAATATCTGAGAATGAACTTTATCCATTTGAATTGCTAATAGTTATTTTGCCTTTGCTTTACCTCATGAAATAACCAGGAGCAGCGGAGGAAGTTACTTCAGGAGATGTGTGCCAATGACAGCGTGGTGTTTCCCGGCAAAAACCGCTCATTTGACGACATTCCTAACAAGGAGCTGGATCACCTTATTGTGGATGACAGACATGGTATTATCTACTGCTACGTTCCAAAGGTACGAATATACGTGCgtttttttctgatcatttgCTTGACTTATTGGGTATTTCatatcataaaaacacaaacggTTCCAGCATGCTTATGTTTGGCCCAGTCAGTGAGCAGACTGAAGGACTAATGTAACttttatttgagattttttctgacagatattgaTTTGGTATGTAATTTCTTAAAGTCAAACTTTGTTCAATGTTCCCTCCGTAAAAGACTTTAGATTTGATGGAGGAAGATGGCGTGAATTTGTAAAGCAGCAGACACTGCAATTTAAAGTGTCAGACATACTGCCAAATGCACCAGTTGTGGTTATTGAATTGAGTGTGGCAGCATAAACAACCCCTTAAAGCTTCAGTCTACTCAAACTAAATGCATTTGAATCACAGCATTAGTGCCTTTATGTTAGCCACACCTTCTATATCCTGTatccagcctttgtgatttgctaattgcattgttAAACTCATTGATGTCAATTTTAAACCAATCAGTTGTTCAGTTCTATCTTTTCTACTTGCGCTTTCATTCCCAGGTGGCGTGCAGCAACTGGAAGCGCATCATGATAGTCCTCAGTGAGAGCTTGCTGCAGGACGGCGTTCCCCAGAGGGACCCGCTGGCTATTCACAGGGACCTGGTCCACAACAGCAGCATGCACTTTACCTTCAATAAGTTCTGGAAACGTTATGGCAAATTTGCAAGGCACCTTATGAAGGTGTGTTCAGACATGACCCTTTATTGTTCCATGTATGTTAGTAATATTACAAGACTGTGAGAAACACACAGTGTAGTTTATTTGTTAACTGTACCGTTGATTGTTCGATGTTTCACAGCCAGGATTTAGAATTTTCCTCAGTTGCAGAGCTTTGTTGTTGGTCCTCAGTGGGGAATTGTTGCCAACTGATTGAACCAAAGTTACTGCGACATCTGCTAAAGCTGGGATACCCAGTTTGCTCTGCTATTTGAAAAATGGAGactagtaaataaataatagataGAAGTAGATACTTcattaatcccgagggaaattcaagtattcagcagcttacatacaacaccatgaaaataaaaggacaaaacagGCAAGTTAGTATGCAGATTAACATTAACATGAAAGGTTAGTGCATTCTAAAAAAACACTTGCTCTACAATActataaataaaacacttctaatttaaaatctatagaatacaaaatgtattaaaagtcAATATACAATATTTACACTTTTCAGGGCACAGTGATTTGAATTGATTTTTGCAGATAGTAAGAAAACTACAgttgtacactcaacaaaaatctaaacgcaacactttagtttttgctcccattttttatgagatgaactcaaagatctaaaacttttcccacatacacaatatcaccatttctctcaaatattgttcacaaatctgtctaaatctgtgatagtgagcacttctcctttgctgagataatccatcccacctcacaggtgttccatatcaagatgctgattagacaccatgattagtgcacaggtgtgccttagactgcccacaataaaaggacacttcTATTATGCAaactgattgtttcagcagctgtctgagtggctggtctcagaccatcttggaggtgaacgtgctggatgtggaggtcctgggctggtgtggttacacgtggtctgcggttgcgaggctggttggatgtactgccaaattctctgaaactcctttggagacggcttatggtggagaaatgaacattcaatacaccagcaacagctctggttgacagtcctgctgtcagcatgccaattacacgctccctcaaatcttgcctcatctgtggcattgtgctgtgtgataaaactgcacctttcagagtggccttttattgtgggcagtctaaggcacacctgtgcactaatcatggtgtctaatcagcatcttgatatggcacacctgtgaggtgggatggattatctcagcaaaggagaagtgctgaGATAATCGTATGTCGTATAGTGTTGTGATAGCATGCCAAAATTGTGACATTGATACGATGCTTGCCTACATatattgatttaaaaagaaaacgcCACATCCAACAcctgaaaacatcagaaaaagtaatgaaataataaataaagcatgGGGCTTCTAGTagttattttgttaaatatttaaaacatatgGCAACAGTTAGACAGTGTTACTAGAAGgcagaaaatgatgtgaaataagacataaaacaagtaCCCCTTGGTTATACTGTGCCTTCAACCCAAAATAGAGCTGAACCTTTGAGGATTTGTAGCTCACTTCTAGCTGTAGAATAATAAGTTGTCTAAGCTGAGACTTCCTTTGAGGGACATACCGGTTCCTTTATTACTTTCGGTTATCATCACagtttttaatacattttaaatatatttggtGATTGTTATCTGTTCTGTGGTGACAAAATTGCGATTCATTTTCGAAGGTGAAGTTGAAGAAGTACACCAAGTTCCTCTTCGTGCGGGACCCCTTCGTGCGTCTCATCTCTGCCTACCGGAATAAATTTGAGCTGCAAAATGAAGACTTTTACCGCCGCTTTGCACAGGTCATGCTGCGTCGCTATGCCAACCAGCCCACACCTCCTGCCTCGGTGGACGAGGCGTTTGCTGTGGGTATCCATCCCTCTTTCTCCCACTTCATCCAGTACCTCCTGGACCCTCAGACAGAGAAAGACATGCCCTTTAACGAGCACTGGCGACAAGTGTAccgactctgtcatccatgccAAATTCAGTATGACTTCGTGGGCCACTTGGAGACGGCGGAGGAGGACGCCGAGCACCTACTGCGCCAGCTGAGGGTGGACAACGTGGTGGAGTTCCCCACCTCCCACAGGAACCTCACAGCGAGCAGCTGGGAGTCCGATTGGTTCAGCACAGTACCTGTCGAGGCACGTCGAGAACTGTACAAGCTGTATGAACCTGACTTCAGGCTGTTTGGCTACGACAGACCAGACTCACTCCTCAATGAGTGATTAATGTTTCACAgagctgcacagacacacagatcaAACTTTTTTATATGGATTGAAATAATGTTACACCCCAACAACAGTGACAGATTTTGTTCTGGGTTTCATTTATGCTACGCTGAATGTACACATTATTAAGGGCACTCAATCAAGGAAGCACAATAATTAGAGGGAGAAGCTAATTGTCATTCCAAGGGGTACAATGAAGTTCCGTTTGGCAATATCTCTTGTAGAACAGAATTTCACTGTGCTCCTTAGGCAAAGCCATgacctgttgttgtttttctttgtgaaatcACAAAGATAACAAGAAAGAATGGGACAGTTAAAATACGGACCGTGCAAATAAGTGTTCCTAAAATGTTGTACATTCAGTGTGGTCCTTAACTACAAACTCTATGCTGAGTGTTTTCTACTCCCATTTTTGATGTCACACCATGCCTGCCATTTGTGGCCACAGTTGTG
This window harbors:
- the chst12a gene encoding carbohydrate sulfotransferase 12 codes for the protein MGTSRMFRIFVVLGSAFMILLIIIYWDDVGASHLYLHTPVSPGPKILHPPPQQKPQTSRTPSFLSDIDAFVNQFLEPGTGEPTDPALTDTSNQSEKAEERYIPRREWKIHLTPVAAELRERQEQRRKLLQEMCANDSVVFPGKNRSFDDIPNKELDHLIVDDRHGIIYCYVPKVACSNWKRIMIVLSESLLQDGVPQRDPLAIHRDLVHNSSMHFTFNKFWKRYGKFARHLMKVKLKKYTKFLFVRDPFVRLISAYRNKFELQNEDFYRRFAQVMLRRYANQPTPPASVDEAFAVGIHPSFSHFIQYLLDPQTEKDMPFNEHWRQVYRLCHPCQIQYDFVGHLETAEEDAEHLLRQLRVDNVVEFPTSHRNLTASSWESDWFSTVPVEARRELYKLYEPDFRLFGYDRPDSLLNE